One genomic window of Streptomyces sp. NBC_01276 includes the following:
- a CDS encoding prolyl oligopeptidase family serine peptidase, whose product MDDFLRLSADTARFTHGAPRALAFGDDGRLLWFLRSTGPTDALEALWVLDTATGTETLLADPRALSHEPGELPVTERRLRERTRLVAAGIGSYALSGDGRSAVFPLYGRLFRVTWDGIGGPAGIPSAGPAFDPRPNADGSRTAYVADDALHVAPGGRISPDDGARWGVAEFAAAEELGRARGHWWSPDGITLLAARVDESALQRRWFADPAHPELPAEDFAYPEAGGPNADVQLWVLGPDGSRVRVAWDATTHPYVSDADWESPTEILLTVQDRLQRSVLLLSVDPATGRTRELSVTTHPQWVDPLVPGTPARLPDGRMLTAADTPGGAARGLALDGKPLTGDGIQVRRVAGIHEGRLLIEAGLRDPSEQQVLLLDPDTGGLTPLADGPGVHSVQASSGTLLLTSADADGFRRTVRTADGRAFVPRDLSAPLPYRVVPVLERVTEHGVPTALVLPRDHVPGRRLPVLMDSYGGPGFQDVTAEPRRWQARQWWADQGFAVVTVDNRGTPYVSPAFTHAMYRGFSEVTLEDQVAALRALGARHGDLDLGRVGVRGWSYGGYLAAMAVLRRPDVFHAAAAGAAPTDFRHYDTAYTERYLGLPQEHPEVYERDCLLPDAPRLTRPLLLVTGLADDNVHPSHTLRLSRALTDAGRPHHLLALPGVTHMTPGGTREKVMAQELAFFRRELAVS is encoded by the coding sequence ATGGACGACTTCCTCAGGCTCTCCGCCGACACGGCCCGGTTCACCCACGGAGCGCCCCGCGCCCTCGCCTTCGGCGACGACGGCCGCCTCCTGTGGTTCCTGCGCTCGACGGGGCCCACCGACGCCCTCGAAGCCCTGTGGGTGCTCGACACCGCCACCGGCACCGAAACCCTGCTCGCCGACCCCCGCGCGCTCTCCCACGAGCCCGGTGAACTCCCCGTCACCGAGAGGCGCCTGCGCGAGCGCACCCGGCTCGTCGCCGCCGGGATCGGCTCGTACGCCCTCTCCGGCGACGGGCGCAGCGCCGTCTTCCCCCTGTACGGGCGGCTCTTCCGGGTCACCTGGGACGGCATCGGCGGACCGGCCGGGATACCCTCCGCCGGCCCCGCCTTCGACCCCCGCCCCAACGCCGACGGATCGCGCACCGCGTACGTCGCCGACGACGCCCTCCACGTCGCCCCGGGCGGCCGGATCAGCCCCGACGACGGGGCCCGCTGGGGCGTCGCCGAGTTCGCCGCCGCCGAGGAGCTCGGCCGCGCCCGCGGCCACTGGTGGTCCCCGGACGGGATCACCCTGCTCGCCGCCCGGGTCGACGAGAGCGCCCTGCAGCGGCGCTGGTTCGCCGACCCCGCCCACCCGGAGCTGCCCGCCGAGGACTTCGCCTACCCCGAGGCGGGCGGCCCCAACGCCGACGTCCAGCTGTGGGTGCTGGGCCCGGACGGCAGCCGCGTGCGCGTCGCCTGGGACGCGACCACCCACCCCTACGTCTCGGACGCCGACTGGGAGTCGCCGACGGAGATCCTGCTGACCGTCCAGGACCGGCTCCAGCGCAGCGTCCTGCTGCTCAGCGTCGATCCGGCCACCGGACGCACCCGGGAGCTGTCGGTCACCACGCACCCCCAGTGGGTGGACCCGCTGGTGCCCGGCACCCCGGCCCGGCTGCCCGACGGGCGGATGCTCACCGCCGCCGACACCCCCGGAGGGGCCGCGCGCGGCCTGGCCCTCGACGGGAAGCCGCTCACCGGTGACGGGATCCAGGTCCGCCGCGTGGCCGGGATCCACGAGGGCCGGCTCCTGATCGAGGCCGGACTGCGCGACCCCTCCGAGCAGCAGGTGCTGCTGCTGGACCCGGACACCGGCGGGCTGACCCCGCTCGCCGACGGGCCCGGGGTGCACTCCGTACAGGCCTCCTCCGGGACGCTGCTGCTGACCTCGGCCGACGCCGACGGCTTCCGGCGCACCGTGCGCACCGCCGACGGCCGCGCGTTCGTCCCCCGCGACCTGTCGGCGCCGCTGCCGTACCGGGTGGTCCCCGTGCTGGAGCGGGTCACGGAGCACGGCGTGCCCACCGCCCTCGTACTGCCGCGCGACCACGTCCCGGGGCGGCGGCTGCCCGTGCTGATGGACAGCTACGGCGGCCCCGGCTTCCAGGACGTGACCGCCGAGCCGCGCCGCTGGCAGGCCCGGCAGTGGTGGGCCGACCAGGGCTTCGCGGTGGTCACCGTCGACAACCGGGGCACCCCCTACGTCTCCCCCGCCTTCACCCACGCCATGTACCGGGGCTTCTCCGAGGTCACCCTGGAGGACCAGGTCGCGGCCCTGCGGGCCCTCGGCGCCCGCCACGGCGACCTGGACCTCGGCCGGGTCGGCGTACGCGGCTGGTCCTACGGCGGCTACCTGGCGGCGATGGCCGTACTGCGCCGCCCGGACGTCTTCCACGCGGCGGCCGCGGGGGCCGCTCCGACCGACTTCCGGCACTACGACACGGCGTACACCGAGCGGTACCTGGGGCTTCCGCAGGAACACCCCGAGGTGTACGAACGGGACTGCCTGCTCCCCGACGCGCCGCGGCTGACCCGGCCGCTGCTGCTGGTCACGGGCCTGGCCGACGACAACGTCCACCCCTCCCACACCCTGCGCCTGTCCCGCGCCCTGACCGACGCGGGCCGCCCCCACCACCTGCTGGCCCTGCCGGGCGTCACCCACATGACCCCGGGCGGGACCCGCGAGAAGGTGATGGCGCAGGAACTGGCGTTCTTCCGCCGCGAACTGGCCGTCTCCTAG
- a CDS encoding ABC transporter ATP-binding protein, with translation MTGTGTETPERPLLSVRDLTMTFPGRRALTGRRGAPVRAVDGISFDLAAGGTLGLVGESGCGKSTTGRMLVRLLEPTSGSVTFDGKDISRLSQGALRPLRRNIQMVFQDPHSSLNPRQTVARIISDPLLVQGWSAADARRRAAELMELTGLIPEHIDRYPHEFSGGQAQRIGIARSLATNPRLIVADEPVSALDVSVQAQIVNLMERLRVELGLAYVFIAHDLSVVKRVSDRVAVMYLGRIVEIGDKKSLYENPQHPYTRALLSAVPLPDPAAERRRERIVLLGDPPSPAAPPPGCTFHPRCPKAQDICRTERPLLQIAASREVACHFPGD, from the coding sequence ATGACCGGCACCGGCACCGAGACCCCCGAGCGTCCGCTGCTCTCCGTCCGGGACCTGACCATGACCTTCCCCGGCCGGCGCGCCCTGACCGGCCGCCGCGGCGCGCCCGTGCGGGCCGTCGACGGGATCTCCTTCGACCTGGCGGCGGGCGGGACCCTCGGCCTGGTCGGGGAATCGGGCTGCGGCAAGTCCACCACCGGCCGGATGCTGGTGCGGCTGCTGGAACCCACCTCCGGCAGCGTCACCTTCGACGGCAAGGACATCAGTCGGCTCTCCCAGGGCGCCCTGCGGCCCCTGCGCAGGAACATCCAGATGGTCTTCCAGGACCCGCACTCCTCCCTCAACCCCCGCCAGACGGTGGCCCGGATCATCTCCGACCCGCTGCTGGTGCAGGGCTGGAGCGCGGCGGACGCCCGCCGCCGGGCCGCCGAGCTGATGGAGCTGACCGGACTGATCCCGGAGCACATCGACCGCTACCCGCACGAGTTCTCCGGCGGCCAGGCCCAGCGCATCGGCATCGCCCGCTCCCTGGCCACCAACCCCCGGCTCATCGTGGCGGACGAGCCGGTCTCCGCCCTCGACGTCTCCGTCCAGGCGCAGATCGTCAACCTGATGGAACGGCTGCGGGTGGAACTGGGCCTCGCCTACGTGTTCATCGCGCACGACCTCTCGGTCGTCAAACGGGTCAGCGACCGGGTCGCCGTCATGTACCTCGGCCGGATCGTCGAGATCGGGGACAAGAAGTCCCTCTACGAGAACCCGCAGCACCCCTACACCAGGGCGCTGCTGTCGGCCGTCCCGCTGCCCGACCCGGCGGCGGAGCGGCGGCGCGAGCGGATCGTCCTGCTCGGCGACCCGCCGAGCCCGGCGGCTCCGCCCCCGGGCTGCACCTTCCACCCCAGGTGCCCCAAGGCCCAGGACATCTGCCGCACGGAGCGCCCGCTCCTGCAGATCGCCGCCTCCCGAGAGGTGGCCTGCCACTTCCCCGGTGACTGA
- a CDS encoding ABC transporter ATP-binding protein — MTTAPPLLEVRDLRVTFTTPRGTVRAVDSLGFTVEAGRTLGIVGESGSGKSVTSLAVMGLHRAGAEVTGSVSLAGRELTGLSEKELSAVRGRRMAMIFQDPLSSLHPYYTVGEQIAEHFRVHFRAGRAAARKRAVDMLGEVGIPEPARRAGEYPHQFSGGMRQRAMIAMALACEPDLLIADEPTTALDVTVQAQILELIARLQQERGLGVVMITHDLGVVARVAHEVLVMYGGRAAEQASVDELFAGPAHPYTRGLLDSLPRLDTPDDAPLPSIPGSPPSLLAPAPGCAFAPRCTRAAARCTEERPLFVPYGDGPRHDVACHFAGARTPEEAVR, encoded by the coding sequence ATGACCACCGCACCGCCCCTGCTCGAAGTGCGCGACCTGCGCGTCACGTTCACCACCCCGCGCGGCACCGTCCGGGCCGTCGACTCCCTCGGCTTCACCGTCGAGGCCGGACGCACCCTGGGCATCGTCGGCGAATCAGGCTCCGGCAAGTCCGTCACCTCGCTCGCCGTCATGGGCCTGCACCGGGCCGGCGCCGAGGTCACCGGATCCGTCAGCCTCGCCGGACGGGAACTCACCGGACTCTCCGAGAAGGAGCTGTCCGCCGTGCGCGGTCGCCGGATGGCCATGATCTTCCAGGACCCGCTGTCCAGCCTGCACCCCTACTACACCGTCGGCGAGCAGATCGCCGAGCACTTCCGGGTCCACTTCCGGGCCGGGCGGGCCGCCGCCCGCAAACGGGCGGTCGACATGCTCGGCGAGGTCGGCATCCCCGAACCGGCCCGCCGCGCGGGGGAGTACCCGCACCAGTTCTCCGGCGGCATGCGCCAGCGCGCCATGATCGCCATGGCCCTGGCCTGCGAGCCCGACCTGCTGATCGCCGACGAGCCCACCACCGCCCTCGACGTCACCGTGCAGGCACAGATCCTGGAGCTGATCGCCCGCCTCCAGCAGGAGCGCGGCCTCGGCGTCGTGATGATCACCCATGACCTCGGGGTGGTCGCCCGCGTCGCCCACGAGGTGCTCGTCATGTACGGCGGCCGCGCCGCCGAACAGGCCTCCGTCGACGAACTGTTCGCCGGGCCCGCCCACCCGTACACCCGGGGCCTGCTCGACTCCCTGCCCCGCCTCGACACCCCCGACGACGCCCCCCTGCCCTCCATCCCCGGCTCCCCGCCGTCCCTGCTGGCCCCCGCCCCGGGCTGCGCCTTCGCCCCCCGCTGCACCCGGGCCGCCGCCCGCTGCACGGAGGAACGACCGCTGTTCGTCCCGTACGGGGACGGCCCGCGGCACGACGTGGCCTGCCACTTCGCGGGAGCGCGCACCCCCGAGGAGGCGGTCCGATGA
- a CDS encoding ABC transporter permease: MILYLVRRLLALAGVLLAIAAVTFLIFYVLPTDPAAAACGKTCSPERLADVRQYLGLDKPVWKQFADFLTGIFTGRTLGTGQFAVQCDFPCLGYSYENSLPVWDLLMDRLPVSASLAVGAAVLWLLLGLGAGVTAALRKDTATDKALMVGAVAAASLPVYFTSVMLIYGVIRVADLLPYPSYQALTDDPLAWASNLLLPWTALALLYAAMYARQSRGSMIEAMAEPYIRTARAKGMPERTVVVKHGLRSGMTPILTIFGIDLGGLLAGAVITESIFGLPGIGRLFYGALVSSDQPVVLGVTLLAAFFIVVANLVVDLLYAVVDPRVRY, from the coding sequence GTGATCCTCTACCTGGTCCGCCGCCTGCTCGCCCTCGCCGGCGTGCTCCTCGCCATCGCCGCCGTCACCTTCCTCATCTTCTACGTCCTGCCCACCGACCCCGCCGCCGCGGCCTGCGGCAAGACGTGCAGCCCCGAACGGCTCGCCGACGTGCGGCAGTACCTCGGCCTCGACAAGCCCGTCTGGAAGCAGTTCGCCGACTTCCTCACCGGCATCTTCACCGGGCGCACCCTCGGCACCGGACAGTTCGCCGTCCAGTGCGACTTCCCGTGCCTGGGCTACTCCTACGAGAACTCCCTGCCCGTCTGGGACCTCCTGATGGACCGGCTCCCCGTCTCGGCCTCCCTCGCCGTCGGCGCCGCCGTCCTGTGGCTGCTGCTCGGCCTCGGCGCCGGGGTCACCGCCGCCCTGCGCAAGGACACCGCCACCGACAAGGCACTGATGGTCGGCGCCGTCGCCGCCGCCTCCCTGCCCGTCTACTTCACCTCCGTCATGCTGATCTACGGAGTCATCCGCGTCGCCGACCTGCTCCCGTACCCCAGCTACCAGGCCCTCACCGACGACCCGCTCGCCTGGGCCTCGAACCTGCTGCTGCCCTGGACGGCCCTCGCCCTGCTCTACGCCGCCATGTACGCCCGCCAGAGCCGCGGTTCGATGATCGAGGCGATGGCCGAGCCGTACATCCGCACCGCCCGCGCCAAGGGCATGCCCGAGCGCACCGTCGTCGTCAAACACGGACTGCGCTCCGGGATGACCCCGATCCTCACCATCTTCGGCATCGACCTCGGCGGGCTCCTCGCCGGAGCCGTGATCACCGAGTCCATCTTCGGACTCCCCGGCATCGGCAGGCTGTTCTACGGGGCGCTCGTCAGCTCCGACCAGCCCGTGGTCCTCGGGGTCACCCTGCTCGCCGCCTTCTTCATCGTCGTCGCGAACCTCGTCGTCGACCTCCTGTACGCCGTCGTCGACCCGAGGGTGAGGTACTGA
- a CDS encoding ABC transporter permease, which produces MTTTASGAAPEAAPAGTPAADTAPGSSPWQLARRELRRRPAVRVSLGVVLLFVLMALAAPWLGALGGWSPDEFDKAAIDPYLGGQPLGSFGGISPEHWLGVEPVTGRDLFARVVHGAQVSLLIAFAATAIVVLAGTAAGIAAGYFGGRTDAVLSRLMDLTMSFPSLIFMIAMLSVAKDVNRIVLMTSVIGLFGWPGVARVVRGQTLSLKHREYVDAARVGGASSWRILTRDILPGVSGPVIAYTTLLIPGMISTEAALSYLGVGVRPPTPSWGQMIAESVAFYETDPMYFVIPSVFLFLAVLAFTLLGDALRDILDPRGGRT; this is translated from the coding sequence ATGACCACCACCGCATCCGGCGCCGCCCCCGAGGCGGCCCCGGCCGGAACACCGGCCGCGGACACCGCCCCGGGCAGCAGCCCCTGGCAGCTCGCCCGCCGGGAACTGCGCCGCCGCCCCGCCGTCCGCGTCAGCCTCGGCGTCGTCCTCCTCTTCGTCCTGATGGCCCTGGCCGCCCCCTGGCTGGGCGCCCTCGGCGGCTGGTCCCCGGACGAGTTCGACAAGGCCGCCATCGACCCCTACCTCGGCGGACAGCCCCTCGGCTCCTTCGGCGGGATCAGCCCCGAGCACTGGCTCGGCGTGGAACCCGTCACCGGACGCGACCTGTTCGCCCGCGTCGTGCACGGCGCCCAGGTCTCCCTCCTGATCGCCTTCGCCGCCACCGCCATCGTCGTCCTCGCGGGCACCGCCGCCGGGATCGCCGCCGGCTACTTCGGCGGCCGCACCGACGCCGTCCTGTCCCGGCTCATGGACCTCACCATGTCCTTCCCCTCGCTGATCTTCATGATCGCGATGCTGTCGGTGGCCAAGGACGTCAACCGGATCGTCCTGATGACCAGCGTCATCGGCCTCTTCGGCTGGCCCGGCGTCGCCCGCGTCGTCCGCGGCCAGACCCTCTCCCTCAAACACCGCGAGTACGTCGACGCCGCACGCGTCGGCGGCGCGAGCTCCTGGCGGATCCTGACCCGCGACATCCTCCCCGGCGTCTCGGGCCCGGTCATCGCCTACACCACCCTGCTCATCCCCGGCATGATCAGCACCGAGGCGGCCCTCAGCTACCTCGGCGTGGGCGTGCGCCCGCCCACCCCCTCCTGGGGCCAGATGATCGCCGAGTCCGTGGCCTTCTACGAGACCGACCCCATGTACTTCGTCATCCCGAGCGTCTTCCTCTTCCTCGCCGTGCTCGCCTTCACCCTCCTCGGCGACGCCCTGCGCGACATCCTCGACCCGAGGGGCGGCCGCACGTGA
- a CDS encoding ABC transporter substrate-binding protein, producing the protein MTKRTQLALATAVVAALALGASGCSDPKKGANAGPSAANPAAANDGKTLGGTPVKGGTLTVLSNQDFAHLDPARNWVMPAMDFGTRLLYRTLVTFKGEPGKGGSELVPDLATDLGTPSNGGKTWTFTLKEGVKYEDGSPIKAQDIKYNVERSFAPDLTGGPDYAAQYLAGTEGYKGPLEGKHLDSVKTPDDRTIVFELKRPVAEFSQTATLPTFAPVPQSQEKGTQYDARPFSSGPYKIETYDRDKKLVLVRNEHWDQKTDSVRKAYPDKFVVVMGLKGGQVDDRIIAGEGADASTVEYFNMRPESAPKVLPKPEIKARLLAESQGCTVMLHLNNSRAPFNDPKVREAMQYAVDKEAIITAGGGPALNEVATAYLPPALSGGKQADTLKIPASGDPAKAKELLKAAGKEHLKVSLAVSTGDKGKAEAIQQGLARAGVEVVIDTVDPGAYYDVIGDLSTTPDMTYTGWCPDYPSGSTWLPFVFDGRTIKDKGNQGNYAQFRDEATMKRIDEINAMADAKQANQAWIDLDAEIMKKSPSIPVLLERKPLLVGPNIAGAYGHPVWTGTIDYGTVGLKDPSKSQG; encoded by the coding sequence ATGACCAAGCGCACCCAACTCGCCCTCGCCACCGCCGTGGTGGCCGCTCTCGCACTCGGTGCCTCGGGTTGCTCCGACCCCAAGAAGGGCGCGAACGCCGGTCCCTCCGCGGCCAACCCGGCCGCCGCCAACGACGGCAAGACCCTCGGTGGCACCCCCGTGAAGGGCGGCACCCTCACCGTCCTGTCCAACCAGGACTTCGCCCACCTCGACCCCGCCCGCAACTGGGTGATGCCGGCCATGGACTTCGGCACCCGCCTGCTCTACCGCACGCTCGTCACCTTCAAGGGCGAGCCCGGCAAGGGCGGCAGCGAGCTCGTCCCCGACCTCGCCACCGACCTCGGCACCCCCTCCAACGGCGGAAAGACCTGGACCTTCACCCTCAAGGAGGGCGTGAAGTACGAGGACGGCTCGCCGATCAAGGCCCAGGACATCAAGTACAACGTCGAGCGCTCCTTCGCCCCCGACCTCACCGGCGGCCCCGACTACGCCGCCCAGTACCTGGCCGGCACCGAGGGCTACAAGGGCCCCCTGGAAGGCAAGCACCTCGACTCCGTCAAGACCCCCGACGACCGCACGATCGTCTTCGAACTCAAGCGCCCCGTCGCCGAGTTCTCCCAGACCGCCACCCTGCCCACCTTCGCGCCGGTCCCGCAGTCCCAGGAGAAGGGCACCCAGTACGACGCCCGCCCGTTCTCCTCGGGCCCGTACAAGATCGAGACGTACGACCGCGACAAGAAGCTGGTCCTCGTCCGCAACGAGCACTGGGACCAGAAGACCGACTCCGTCCGCAAGGCCTACCCGGACAAGTTCGTCGTGGTCATGGGCCTCAAGGGCGGGCAGGTCGACGACCGCATCATCGCCGGCGAGGGCGCCGACGCCTCCACCGTCGAGTACTTCAACATGCGCCCCGAGAGCGCCCCGAAGGTCCTGCCCAAGCCCGAGATCAAGGCCCGCCTGCTCGCCGAGTCCCAGGGCTGTACGGTCATGCTCCACCTGAACAACTCCCGCGCCCCCTTCAACGACCCCAAGGTCCGCGAGGCCATGCAGTACGCGGTCGACAAGGAGGCGATCATCACCGCCGGCGGCGGCCCCGCCCTCAACGAGGTGGCCACCGCCTACCTGCCCCCGGCCCTCTCCGGCGGCAAGCAGGCCGACACCCTCAAGATCCCGGCCTCGGGCGACCCCGCCAAGGCCAAGGAACTGCTCAAGGCCGCCGGCAAGGAGCACCTGAAGGTCTCCCTCGCCGTCTCCACCGGGGACAAGGGCAAGGCGGAGGCCATCCAGCAGGGCCTGGCCCGGGCCGGCGTCGAGGTCGTCATCGACACCGTCGACCCCGGCGCCTACTACGACGTCATCGGCGACCTCTCCACCACCCCCGACATGACCTACACCGGCTGGTGCCCCGACTACCCCTCCGGCTCCACCTGGCTCCCCTTCGTCTTCGACGGACGCACCATCAAGGACAAGGGCAACCAGGGCAACTACGCCCAGTTCCGCGACGAGGCCACCATGAAGCGGATCGACGAGATCAACGCCATGGCCGACGCCAAGCAGGCCAACCAGGCCTGGATCGACCTCGACGCCGAGATCATGAAGAAGTCCCCCTCCATCCCGGTCCTCCTGGAGCGCAAGCCGCTGCTCGTCGGCCCCAACATCGCCGGCGCCTACGGCCACCCCGTGTGGACCGGCACCATCGACTACGGGACCGTGGGCCTCAAGGACCCGTCGAAGAGCCAGGGCTGA
- a CDS encoding GntR family transcriptional regulator: MGDLKQHSLIKAQERLRDQVGHALRAALIAGELRPGSVYSAPGLAAELGVSATPVREAMLDLAREGLVEPVRNKGFRITEVSERDLDQYTELRTMIEVPTVGRITKIATAEQLEALRPIAEEIVTSAREHNLIGYLEADRRFHLSLLALAGNDRLVETVGDLRKRSRLYGLTGLDEAGKLVSSAEEHIELLDLMLTGDSDAAEACMQRHLGHVRSLWAQGRDEPVGRIPGGLGSGI, encoded by the coding sequence ATGGGTGACCTGAAGCAGCACAGTCTCATCAAGGCCCAGGAACGGCTCCGCGACCAGGTCGGCCACGCCCTCCGAGCGGCCCTGATCGCCGGGGAACTGCGCCCCGGGAGCGTGTACTCGGCCCCCGGCCTCGCCGCCGAACTCGGCGTCTCGGCCACGCCCGTGCGCGAGGCCATGCTCGACCTGGCCCGGGAGGGCCTGGTCGAGCCGGTCCGCAACAAGGGGTTCCGGATCACCGAGGTCAGCGAGCGCGACCTCGACCAGTACACGGAACTGCGGACGATGATCGAGGTGCCGACCGTCGGGCGGATCACGAAGATCGCCACGGCCGAACAGCTGGAGGCCCTGCGCCCCATCGCCGAGGAGATCGTCACCAGCGCCCGCGAGCACAACCTCATCGGGTACCTGGAGGCCGACCGCCGCTTCCACCTCTCCCTGCTGGCCCTGGCGGGCAACGACCGCCTCGTGGAGACCGTCGGCGACCTGCGCAAGCGCTCCCGCCTGTACGGCCTGACCGGCCTGGACGAGGCGGGCAAGCTGGTCTCCTCCGCCGAGGAGCACATCGAACTCCTCGACCTGATGCTCACGGGGGACTCCGACGCGGCCGAGGCCTGCATGCAGCGCCACCTCGGTCATGTCCGTTCCCTCTGGGCGCAGGGCCGCGACGAGCCGGTCGGCCGCATCCCGGGGGGTCTCGGGTCGGGCATCTAG
- a CDS encoding ornithine cyclodeaminase family protein has protein sequence MTAHPVPAHPAPALPQYDAGRIAGLLTPAGAADALAEALRAGLDPEGCPQRSSLPAPGGELLLMPAASAEYAGVKIAGVAPGNPERGLPRITGSYLLLDGATLCPVALFDGAALTALRTPAVSALALRHLAPAGPAGRLVLFGSGPQAYGHLDAVLAEREPAEAVVVARDPGRAGALVAYARGRGVAARTGTAADVAGADLVVCCTTAREPLFDGRLVAPGALVVAVGSHEPGARETDTALVRRAAVYVESRAAALREAGDLLVPEAEGAIGPGHISGTLADLVTGRISPGGRTGCPQLFKSVGMAWEDLAVAVALFRAAGTSSAT, from the coding sequence GTGACGGCCCACCCGGTGCCCGCCCACCCGGCGCCCGCGCTGCCGCAGTACGACGCCGGGCGGATCGCGGGTCTGCTCACCCCCGCCGGGGCGGCCGACGCCCTCGCCGAGGCCCTGCGCGCCGGGCTCGATCCGGAGGGCTGCCCGCAGCGCAGCTCCCTGCCCGCGCCGGGCGGCGAACTGCTGCTGATGCCCGCCGCGTCGGCGGAGTACGCGGGGGTGAAGATCGCCGGGGTGGCCCCGGGCAACCCGGAGCGCGGCCTGCCCCGGATCACCGGAAGCTACCTGCTCCTCGACGGGGCGACCCTGTGTCCGGTGGCCCTGTTCGACGGCGCGGCCCTGACGGCCCTGCGCACCCCGGCGGTCTCCGCGCTGGCGCTGCGCCACCTGGCCCCGGCCGGGCCGGCGGGGCGGCTGGTGCTGTTCGGCTCCGGGCCCCAGGCCTACGGTCACCTCGACGCGGTGCTCGCGGAGCGGGAGCCGGCGGAGGCGGTGGTCGTCGCCCGCGACCCCGGACGGGCGGGGGCGCTCGTCGCGTACGCCCGTGGGCGGGGTGTCGCGGCGCGCACCGGCACCGCGGCGGACGTGGCCGGTGCGGACCTGGTGGTCTGCTGCACCACGGCCCGCGAGCCGCTGTTCGACGGGCGCCTGGTGGCCCCGGGCGCGCTGGTGGTGGCCGTGGGCTCGCACGAACCGGGCGCCCGCGAGACGGACACGGCCCTCGTGCGGCGCGCGGCCGTGTACGTGGAGTCACGCGCGGCGGCCCTGCGCGAGGCGGGGGACCTGCTGGTCCCGGAGGCGGAGGGGGCGATCGGGCCCGGTCATATCAGCGGAACGCTCGCCGACCTGGTCACCGGGCGGATTTCCCCGGGAGGGCGGACCGGTTGTCCACAGCTCTTCAAGAGCGTGGGCATGGCCTGGGAAGATCTCGCAGTGGCGGTCGCACTGTTCCGGGCCGCAGGGACGAGTAGCGCAACGTGA
- a CDS encoding proline racemase family protein, which yields MISVRTTDYHTAGEPFRIVDLAAGDIAPAPGDTVAERCATVIGPGGSGTAPRRSALDDVRRLLVQEPRGHAGMYGGFVVPPDDDGAHFGVLFWHKDGYSTACGHGTMALGVWAVETGRVPVPHDGDVQVRIDVPSGRVGATVHRDGGRTTGVTFRNVPARVGARKVPVATTLGLAEVDIAHAGACYASVAARDLGLDVSRAALPDLVRAGQEIRAALATHPATWHPGGPLLSGVYGVVLYEELPDTPFGPYQRNVTVFADGQIDRSPCGSGTSARLALLAEDGRLGPGEDLLHESVVGTVFTGRMLEGGVTEVTGTAYRTGEHTFTVDPHDALGTGFPL from the coding sequence GTGATCAGCGTCCGCACCACCGACTACCACACGGCGGGGGAGCCCTTCCGGATCGTCGACCTCGCGGCGGGCGACATCGCGCCCGCCCCCGGGGACACCGTCGCCGAGCGCTGCGCCACGGTCATCGGCCCCGGGGGTTCCGGGACCGCGCCGAGGCGGAGCGCGCTGGACGACGTACGGCGCCTGCTCGTGCAGGAGCCGCGCGGGCACGCCGGGATGTACGGCGGGTTCGTGGTCCCCCCGGACGACGACGGGGCGCACTTCGGGGTGCTGTTCTGGCACAAGGACGGCTACTCCACCGCGTGCGGCCACGGCACCATGGCGCTCGGCGTCTGGGCGGTGGAGACCGGGCGGGTCCCGGTGCCGCACGACGGGGACGTCCAGGTGCGGATCGACGTCCCCTCGGGTCGGGTCGGGGCCACCGTCCACCGCGACGGGGGCCGCACCACGGGAGTCACCTTCCGCAACGTCCCCGCCCGGGTGGGCGCCCGGAAGGTCCCGGTGGCCACCACGCTGGGCCTCGCCGAGGTGGACATCGCGCACGCCGGGGCCTGTTACGCCTCCGTCGCCGCCCGGGACCTCGGCCTGGACGTGTCGCGCGCCGCGCTGCCCGACCTGGTGCGCGCCGGGCAGGAGATCCGGGCCGCACTGGCCACCCATCCCGCCACCTGGCACCCGGGCGGGCCGCTGCTGTCCGGGGTGTACGGGGTGGTCCTCTACGAGGAGCTGCCCGACACCCCCTTCGGGCCGTACCAGCGCAACGTCACCGTCTTCGCGGACGGGCAGATCGACCGCTCCCCCTGCGGTTCCGGCACCTCGGCCCGGCTCGCCCTGCTCGCGGAGGACGGGCGGCTCGGGCCGGGGGAGGACCTGCTGCACGAGTCGGTGGTGGGCACGGTGTTCACCGGCCGGATGCTGGAGGGCGGGGTCACGGAGGTCACCGGCACGGCCTACCGCACCGGCGAGCACACCTTCACCGTCGATCCGCACGACGCCCTCGGCACGGGGTTCCCGCTGTGA